From the Prunus dulcis chromosome 4, ALMONDv2, whole genome shotgun sequence genome, one window contains:
- the LOC117624723 gene encoding G-type lectin S-receptor-like serine/threonine-protein kinase At4g27290 isoform X3: MQALRRLFVCSLLISFIRISTTTALDTITPSRSMRDGETLISAGGSFQLGFFSPGTSKGRYLGIWYSVHTETVVWVANRETPLGDSSGVLKVTEQGLLVLLNSTNRIVWSSNSSTTAGNPVSQLMDSGNLVVKDGNETNPVNLLWQSFDYPCDTFLPEMKLGWDLVTGLERYLSSWRSTEDPAPGEFSSRMDRRGFPQVVTMKGAKIMSRPGSWNGLHFTGYPYNPQTQASPTLEYEIVLNKDEVYYEYRLLNTSMFSRYVLDPSGTAHQFTWVYQTHSWELSSAVQADQCQNYALCGAYTSCSVNVSPICACLKGFVPKSPKDWNSGYWSDGCVRKIPLACSSGDGFLNYTGVKLPDTSSSWYDKSMSLKECNGLCLNNCSCTAYANLDIREGGTGCLLWFGNLTDMTQFTSGGGQDLYVRMAASELGVTKDYLGEDREDMELPLFDLSTLAKATNDFSSSNKLGEGGFGPVYKGTLIGGKEIAVKRLSKNSGQGIIEFKNEVILIARLQHRNLVKLLGCCVQEEEKILIYEFMPNKSLDFFIFDQEGQKLLDWPACFHIIGGIARGLLYLHQDSRLRIIHRDLKASNVLLDHDMIPKISDFGLAKTFGSDQSRGNTKRVVGTYGYMSPEYAVDGIFSMKSDVFSFGVILLEMLSRKKNRGFSHPDHHLNLLGHAWTLWIQDKQLELIDTTLYDSCNISEVLRCLHVGLLCVQRVPEDRPNMSYVVLMLSSDITLPPPKQPGFYTERSVPESPSRKHPFSVNYFSTTVIEAR, translated from the exons ATGCAAGCCTTGAGAAGACTTTTTGTCTGCTCCTTGTTAATCTCCTTCATAAGAATCTCAACTACAACCGCATTAGACACAATCACTCCAAGTCGATCTATGAGAGACGGTGAAACTCTAATTTCAGCAGGTGGAAGTTTTCAACTGGGATTCTTTAGCCCTGGTACATCAAAAGGTCGATACTTAGGAATATGGTACTCTGTTCATACTGAGACAGTTGTATGGGTAGCCAACAGAGAAACACCACTTGGCGATTCTTCAGGAGTTTTGAAGGTCACTGAGCAAGGACTTCTAGTCCTTCTCAATAGCACAAACAGGATTGTATGGTCATCAAATTCATCAACAACTGCAGGGAATCCAGTATCACAACTCATGGATTCAGGAAATCTTGTTGTGAAAGATGGAAATGAAACCAACCCTGTTAACTTGTTGTGGCAGAGTTTTGATTATCCTTGTGACACATTCCTACCAGAAATGAAGCTTGGTTGGGACTTGGTTACTGGTTTAGAGAGGTACCTCTCGTCTTGGAGGAGCACAGAAGATCCTGCTCCAGGAGAGTTTTCATCACGGATGGATCGTCGTGGTTTCCCACAAGTTGTTACTATGAAAGGAGCTAAGATAATGTCTAGACCAGGGTCATGGAACGGCCTTCATTTTACAGGATATCCATATAATCCACAAACACAAGCAAGCCCAACATTGGAGTATGAAATTGTGTTGAACAAGGATGAGGTCTATTATGAGTACAGGCTTCTAAACACGTCCATGTTCTCGAGATATGTGTTGGATCCATCAGGCACTGCACATCAATTCACATGGGTGTACCAAACACATAGTTGGGAACTTTCCTCTGCAGTCCAAGCAGATCAGTGTCAAAATTATGCCTTGTGTGGTGCATATACTAGTTGCAGTGTCAATGTCTCTCCCATATGTGCATGCTTGAAGGGATTTGTACCAAAATCTCCAAAAGATTGGAATTCAGGATATTGGTCTGATGGGTGTGTTAGAAAGATTCCATTGGCTTGCAGCTCAGGAGATGGCTTCCTAAATTACACTGGGGTTAAATTGCCAGACACATCTTCCTCATGGTATGACAAAAGCATGAGCCTCAAGGAATGCAATGGATTATGTTTGAACAACTGCTCATGTACGGCATATGCAAATTTAGATATCAGGGAGGGAGGAACTGGCTGTTTGCTTTGGTTTGGTAACCTCACTGACATGACACAATTCACTTCCGGTGGTGGTCAAGACCTCTATGTACGGATGGCAGCTTCAGAACTTG GAGTCACAAAAGATTACCTTGGAGAAGACAGGGAAGACATGGAGTTACCATTATTTGATTTGTCCACCCTAGCTAAAGCCACTAATGACTTTTCAAGCAGCAACAAGCTGGGAGAAGGTGGTTTTGGACCTGTGTACAAG GGTACATTGATAGGAGGGAAAGAAATTGCAGTGAAAAGGCTTTCGAAGAATTCCGGACAAGGAATTATAGAGTTCAAAAATGAAGTTATACTGATAGCAAGACTTCAGCACCGCAATCTTGTAAAGCTCTTGGGTTGTTGCGTtcaagaagaggaaaaaatctTGATATATGAATTCATGCCCAACAAAAGCTTGgacttctttatttttg ATCAAGAGGGACAAAAATTGCTCGACTGGCCTGCGTGCTTCCACATTATTGGTGGAATTGCTAGAGGGCTTCTTTATCTTCACCAGGACTCTAGATTAAGGATTATCCATAGAGATTTGAAAGCTAGCAATGTCCTGCTTGATCATGATATGATCCCTAAGATTTCAGACTTCGGCCTAGCTAAAACATTTGGAAGTGATCAAAGTCGGGGTAATACAAAAAGAGTGGTTGGAACGTA TGGTTACATGTCTCCCGAATATGCAGTAGATGGAATTTTCTCAATGAAATCTGATGTCTTTAGCTTTGGAGTTATACTGCTAGAGATGTTGAGTAGGAAAAAGAACAGGGGATTTTCTCATCCAGATCACCACCTTAACCTTCTTGGACAT GCATGGACATTATGGATTCAAGATAAACAACTGGAATTGATAGATACGACGTTATATGATTCGTGCAACATATCTGAAGTGTTAAGGTGTCTTCATGTGGGGCTGTTATGTGTGCAAAGAGTACCAGAAGATAGACCAAACATGTCATATGTGGTTCTAATGTTGAGCAGTGATATTACTTTGCCTCCACCAAAGCAGCCTGGTTTTTACACTGAACGAAGTGTCCCTGAATCACCATCAAGGAAGCACCCGTTTTCAGTGAATTATTTCAGCACTACAGTGATCGAGGCTCGGTAG
- the LOC117624723 gene encoding G-type lectin S-receptor-like serine/threonine-protein kinase At4g27290 isoform X2 gives MQALRRLFVCSLLISFIRISTTTALDTITPSRSMRDGETLISAGGSFQLGFFSPGTSKGRYLGIWYSVHTETVVWVANRETPLGDSSGVLKVTEQGLLVLLNSTNRIVWSSNSSTTAGNPVSQLMDSGNLVVKDGNETNPVNLLWQSFDYPCDTFLPEMKLGWDLVTGLERYLSSWRSTEDPAPGEFSSRMDRRGFPQVVTMKGAKIMSRPGSWNGLHFTGYPYNPQTQASPTLEYEIVLNKDEVYYEYRLLNTSMFSRYVLDPSGTAHQFTWVYQTHSWELSSAVQADQCQNYALCGAYTSCSVNVSPICACLKGFVPKSPKDWNSGYWSDGCVRKIPLACSSGDGFLNYTGVKLPDTSSSWYDKSMSLKECNGLCLNNCSCTAYANLDIREGGTGCLLWFGNLTDMTQFTSGGGQDLYVRMAASELDGIERKSTFKKKKLPIILIGSAVFLVWFIIGWTLYIRKRKLRNQGVTKDYLGEDREDMELPLFDLSTLAKATNDFSSSNKLGEGGFGPVYKGTLIGGKEIAVKRLSKNSGQGIIEFKNEVILIARLQHRNLVKLLGCCVQEEEKILIYEFMPNKSLDFFIFDQEGQKLLDWPACFHIIGGIARGLLYLHQDSRLRIIHRDLKASNVLLDHDMIPKISDFGLAKTFGSDQSRGNTKRVVGTYGYMSPEYAVDGIFSMKSDVFSFGVILLEMLSRKKNRGFSHPDHHLNLLGHAWTLWIQDKQLELIDTTLYDSCNISEVLRCLHVGLLCVQRVPEDRPNMSYVVLMLSSDITLPPPKQPGFYTERSVPESPSRKHPFSVNYFSTTVIEAR, from the exons ATGCAAGCCTTGAGAAGACTTTTTGTCTGCTCCTTGTTAATCTCCTTCATAAGAATCTCAACTACAACCGCATTAGACACAATCACTCCAAGTCGATCTATGAGAGACGGTGAAACTCTAATTTCAGCAGGTGGAAGTTTTCAACTGGGATTCTTTAGCCCTGGTACATCAAAAGGTCGATACTTAGGAATATGGTACTCTGTTCATACTGAGACAGTTGTATGGGTAGCCAACAGAGAAACACCACTTGGCGATTCTTCAGGAGTTTTGAAGGTCACTGAGCAAGGACTTCTAGTCCTTCTCAATAGCACAAACAGGATTGTATGGTCATCAAATTCATCAACAACTGCAGGGAATCCAGTATCACAACTCATGGATTCAGGAAATCTTGTTGTGAAAGATGGAAATGAAACCAACCCTGTTAACTTGTTGTGGCAGAGTTTTGATTATCCTTGTGACACATTCCTACCAGAAATGAAGCTTGGTTGGGACTTGGTTACTGGTTTAGAGAGGTACCTCTCGTCTTGGAGGAGCACAGAAGATCCTGCTCCAGGAGAGTTTTCATCACGGATGGATCGTCGTGGTTTCCCACAAGTTGTTACTATGAAAGGAGCTAAGATAATGTCTAGACCAGGGTCATGGAACGGCCTTCATTTTACAGGATATCCATATAATCCACAAACACAAGCAAGCCCAACATTGGAGTATGAAATTGTGTTGAACAAGGATGAGGTCTATTATGAGTACAGGCTTCTAAACACGTCCATGTTCTCGAGATATGTGTTGGATCCATCAGGCACTGCACATCAATTCACATGGGTGTACCAAACACATAGTTGGGAACTTTCCTCTGCAGTCCAAGCAGATCAGTGTCAAAATTATGCCTTGTGTGGTGCATATACTAGTTGCAGTGTCAATGTCTCTCCCATATGTGCATGCTTGAAGGGATTTGTACCAAAATCTCCAAAAGATTGGAATTCAGGATATTGGTCTGATGGGTGTGTTAGAAAGATTCCATTGGCTTGCAGCTCAGGAGATGGCTTCCTAAATTACACTGGGGTTAAATTGCCAGACACATCTTCCTCATGGTATGACAAAAGCATGAGCCTCAAGGAATGCAATGGATTATGTTTGAACAACTGCTCATGTACGGCATATGCAAATTTAGATATCAGGGAGGGAGGAACTGGCTGTTTGCTTTGGTTTGGTAACCTCACTGACATGACACAATTCACTTCCGGTGGTGGTCAAGACCTCTATGTACGGATGGCAGCTTCAGAACTTG aTGGAATTGAGAGAAAGAGCActttcaagaagaaaaagctaCCCATAATACTCATCGGCTCTGCAGTTTTTCTTGTGtggtttataattggatggaCATTGTATATACGAAAGAGGAAACTCAGAAATCAAG GAGTCACAAAAGATTACCTTGGAGAAGACAGGGAAGACATGGAGTTACCATTATTTGATTTGTCCACCCTAGCTAAAGCCACTAATGACTTTTCAAGCAGCAACAAGCTGGGAGAAGGTGGTTTTGGACCTGTGTACAAG GGTACATTGATAGGAGGGAAAGAAATTGCAGTGAAAAGGCTTTCGAAGAATTCCGGACAAGGAATTATAGAGTTCAAAAATGAAGTTATACTGATAGCAAGACTTCAGCACCGCAATCTTGTAAAGCTCTTGGGTTGTTGCGTtcaagaagaggaaaaaatctTGATATATGAATTCATGCCCAACAAAAGCTTGgacttctttatttttg ATCAAGAGGGACAAAAATTGCTCGACTGGCCTGCGTGCTTCCACATTATTGGTGGAATTGCTAGAGGGCTTCTTTATCTTCACCAGGACTCTAGATTAAGGATTATCCATAGAGATTTGAAAGCTAGCAATGTCCTGCTTGATCATGATATGATCCCTAAGATTTCAGACTTCGGCCTAGCTAAAACATTTGGAAGTGATCAAAGTCGGGGTAATACAAAAAGAGTGGTTGGAACGTA TGGTTACATGTCTCCCGAATATGCAGTAGATGGAATTTTCTCAATGAAATCTGATGTCTTTAGCTTTGGAGTTATACTGCTAGAGATGTTGAGTAGGAAAAAGAACAGGGGATTTTCTCATCCAGATCACCACCTTAACCTTCTTGGACAT GCATGGACATTATGGATTCAAGATAAACAACTGGAATTGATAGATACGACGTTATATGATTCGTGCAACATATCTGAAGTGTTAAGGTGTCTTCATGTGGGGCTGTTATGTGTGCAAAGAGTACCAGAAGATAGACCAAACATGTCATATGTGGTTCTAATGTTGAGCAGTGATATTACTTTGCCTCCACCAAAGCAGCCTGGTTTTTACACTGAACGAAGTGTCCCTGAATCACCATCAAGGAAGCACCCGTTTTCAGTGAATTATTTCAGCACTACAGTGATCGAGGCTCGGTAG
- the LOC117624723 gene encoding G-type lectin S-receptor-like serine/threonine-protein kinase At4g27290 isoform X1 → MQALRRLFVCSLLISFIRISTTTALDTITPSRSMRDGETLISAGGSFQLGFFSPGTSKGRYLGIWYSVHTETVVWVANRETPLGDSSGVLKVTEQGLLVLLNSTNRIVWSSNSSTTAGNPVSQLMDSGNLVVKDGNETNPVNLLWQSFDYPCDTFLPEMKLGWDLVTGLERYLSSWRSTEDPAPGEFSSRMDRRGFPQVVTMKGAKIMSRPGSWNGLHFTGYPYNPQTQASPTLEYEIVLNKDEVYYEYRLLNTSMFSRYVLDPSGTAHQFTWVYQTHSWELSSAVQADQCQNYALCGAYTSCSVNVSPICACLKGFVPKSPKDWNSGYWSDGCVRKIPLACSSGDGFLNYTGVKLPDTSSSWYDKSMSLKECNGLCLNNCSCTAYANLDIREGGTGCLLWFGNLTDMTQFTSGGGQDLYVRMAASELDGIERKSTFKKKKLPIILIGSAVFLVWFIIGWTLYIRKRKLRNQDLPISGVTKDYLGEDREDMELPLFDLSTLAKATNDFSSSNKLGEGGFGPVYKGTLIGGKEIAVKRLSKNSGQGIIEFKNEVILIARLQHRNLVKLLGCCVQEEEKILIYEFMPNKSLDFFIFDQEGQKLLDWPACFHIIGGIARGLLYLHQDSRLRIIHRDLKASNVLLDHDMIPKISDFGLAKTFGSDQSRGNTKRVVGTYGYMSPEYAVDGIFSMKSDVFSFGVILLEMLSRKKNRGFSHPDHHLNLLGHAWTLWIQDKQLELIDTTLYDSCNISEVLRCLHVGLLCVQRVPEDRPNMSYVVLMLSSDITLPPPKQPGFYTERSVPESPSRKHPFSVNYFSTTVIEAR, encoded by the exons ATGCAAGCCTTGAGAAGACTTTTTGTCTGCTCCTTGTTAATCTCCTTCATAAGAATCTCAACTACAACCGCATTAGACACAATCACTCCAAGTCGATCTATGAGAGACGGTGAAACTCTAATTTCAGCAGGTGGAAGTTTTCAACTGGGATTCTTTAGCCCTGGTACATCAAAAGGTCGATACTTAGGAATATGGTACTCTGTTCATACTGAGACAGTTGTATGGGTAGCCAACAGAGAAACACCACTTGGCGATTCTTCAGGAGTTTTGAAGGTCACTGAGCAAGGACTTCTAGTCCTTCTCAATAGCACAAACAGGATTGTATGGTCATCAAATTCATCAACAACTGCAGGGAATCCAGTATCACAACTCATGGATTCAGGAAATCTTGTTGTGAAAGATGGAAATGAAACCAACCCTGTTAACTTGTTGTGGCAGAGTTTTGATTATCCTTGTGACACATTCCTACCAGAAATGAAGCTTGGTTGGGACTTGGTTACTGGTTTAGAGAGGTACCTCTCGTCTTGGAGGAGCACAGAAGATCCTGCTCCAGGAGAGTTTTCATCACGGATGGATCGTCGTGGTTTCCCACAAGTTGTTACTATGAAAGGAGCTAAGATAATGTCTAGACCAGGGTCATGGAACGGCCTTCATTTTACAGGATATCCATATAATCCACAAACACAAGCAAGCCCAACATTGGAGTATGAAATTGTGTTGAACAAGGATGAGGTCTATTATGAGTACAGGCTTCTAAACACGTCCATGTTCTCGAGATATGTGTTGGATCCATCAGGCACTGCACATCAATTCACATGGGTGTACCAAACACATAGTTGGGAACTTTCCTCTGCAGTCCAAGCAGATCAGTGTCAAAATTATGCCTTGTGTGGTGCATATACTAGTTGCAGTGTCAATGTCTCTCCCATATGTGCATGCTTGAAGGGATTTGTACCAAAATCTCCAAAAGATTGGAATTCAGGATATTGGTCTGATGGGTGTGTTAGAAAGATTCCATTGGCTTGCAGCTCAGGAGATGGCTTCCTAAATTACACTGGGGTTAAATTGCCAGACACATCTTCCTCATGGTATGACAAAAGCATGAGCCTCAAGGAATGCAATGGATTATGTTTGAACAACTGCTCATGTACGGCATATGCAAATTTAGATATCAGGGAGGGAGGAACTGGCTGTTTGCTTTGGTTTGGTAACCTCACTGACATGACACAATTCACTTCCGGTGGTGGTCAAGACCTCTATGTACGGATGGCAGCTTCAGAACTTG aTGGAATTGAGAGAAAGAGCActttcaagaagaaaaagctaCCCATAATACTCATCGGCTCTGCAGTTTTTCTTGTGtggtttataattggatggaCATTGTATATACGAAAGAGGAAACTCAGAAATCAAG ATCTACCAATTTCAGGAGTCACAAAAGATTACCTTGGAGAAGACAGGGAAGACATGGAGTTACCATTATTTGATTTGTCCACCCTAGCTAAAGCCACTAATGACTTTTCAAGCAGCAACAAGCTGGGAGAAGGTGGTTTTGGACCTGTGTACAAG GGTACATTGATAGGAGGGAAAGAAATTGCAGTGAAAAGGCTTTCGAAGAATTCCGGACAAGGAATTATAGAGTTCAAAAATGAAGTTATACTGATAGCAAGACTTCAGCACCGCAATCTTGTAAAGCTCTTGGGTTGTTGCGTtcaagaagaggaaaaaatctTGATATATGAATTCATGCCCAACAAAAGCTTGgacttctttatttttg ATCAAGAGGGACAAAAATTGCTCGACTGGCCTGCGTGCTTCCACATTATTGGTGGAATTGCTAGAGGGCTTCTTTATCTTCACCAGGACTCTAGATTAAGGATTATCCATAGAGATTTGAAAGCTAGCAATGTCCTGCTTGATCATGATATGATCCCTAAGATTTCAGACTTCGGCCTAGCTAAAACATTTGGAAGTGATCAAAGTCGGGGTAATACAAAAAGAGTGGTTGGAACGTA TGGTTACATGTCTCCCGAATATGCAGTAGATGGAATTTTCTCAATGAAATCTGATGTCTTTAGCTTTGGAGTTATACTGCTAGAGATGTTGAGTAGGAAAAAGAACAGGGGATTTTCTCATCCAGATCACCACCTTAACCTTCTTGGACAT GCATGGACATTATGGATTCAAGATAAACAACTGGAATTGATAGATACGACGTTATATGATTCGTGCAACATATCTGAAGTGTTAAGGTGTCTTCATGTGGGGCTGTTATGTGTGCAAAGAGTACCAGAAGATAGACCAAACATGTCATATGTGGTTCTAATGTTGAGCAGTGATATTACTTTGCCTCCACCAAAGCAGCCTGGTTTTTACACTGAACGAAGTGTCCCTGAATCACCATCAAGGAAGCACCCGTTTTCAGTGAATTATTTCAGCACTACAGTGATCGAGGCTCGGTAG
- the LOC117625262 gene encoding G-type lectin S-receptor-like serine/threonine-protein kinase At4g27290, which yields MQALRSIFVFYFLFPFLKISTPTTLDTITPNRYIRDGESLVSAGGSFELGFFSPGTSKGRYLGVWYTVDTEAVVWVANRETPLGDTSGVLNVTERGVLVLLNSSNSIVWSSNTSRTAGNPVSQLLDSGNLVVKDGNETNPVNFLWQSFDYLCDTFLPEMKLGWDLVTGLERYVSSWKSTDDPAPGEFSLRIDHRGFPQAVVVKGAKIVASAGSWNGLHFTAYPYPTQTRANPTLEYEFVLNKDEIYYEYRLSKRSTFSRYILNPSGIAQRLTWVRQTHSWELSSTFQAEQCDNYALCGAYASCKMNVSPLCACLKGFVPKSPKEWNSGYWSDGCVRKIPLACSSGDGFLKYTGVKLPDTSSTWFDKSMSLKECKGLCLNNCSCTAYANLDIREGGTGCLLWFGKLIEIREFTSGGGQDLYIRMAASELDQIEKKSKYNKKRLPGILLISSTLFLLGTLIIGLILYRRKKKLRSQAKRILTFIHAEEISHPISGVRSMDCRKDCLGQDMGIPLLNLTTVANATNEFSSSNKLGEGGFGPVYKGTLIGGKEIAVKRLSKDSGQGLREFKNEVMLIGGLQHRNLVKLLGCCIQEDEKILIYEFMTNRSLDFFIFDHEGQKLLDWAACFHIIGGIARGLLYLHQDSRLRIIHRDLKASNILLDNNMNPKISDFGLAKTFGSDQSLGNTKRVVGTYGYMSPEYAVDGIFSMKSDVFSFGVILLEMLSRQKNRGFSNPDHHLNLLGHAWILWIEDKALELIDKTLRDSCTISEVLRCLHVALLCVQRVPEDRPSMSSVVLMLSSDVTLPPPKQPGFYTERSVPESPLSARQCSANTSITIIEAR from the exons ATGCAAGCCTTGAGAAGCATTTTTGTGTTCTACTTCTTATTTCCCTTCTTAAAAATCTCCACTCCAACAACACTAGACACAATTACTCCAAATCGATATATTAGAGACGGTGAAAGTCTAGTTTCAGCTGGTGGAAGCTTCGAACTGGGATTCTTTAGCCCTGGTACATCAAAGGGCCGATACTTGGGAGTATGGTACACTGTTGATACTGAGGCAGTTGTATGGGTAGCCAACAGAGAAACACCACTTGGCGATACTTCTGGAGTTTTGAATGTCACTGAGCGAGGAGTTCTAGTCCTTCTCAATAGCTCAAACAGCATTGTATGGTCATCCAATACATCAAGAACTGCAGGGAATCCAGTATCACAACTTCTGGATTCAGGAAATCTTGTTGTGAAAGATGGAAATGAAACCAACCCTGTTAACTTTTTGTGGCAGAGTTTTGATTATCTTTGTGACACATTCCTACCAGAAATGAAGCTTGGTTGGGACTTAGTTACTGGTTTAGAGAGGTACGTCTCGTCTTGGAAGAGCACAGACGATCCTGCTCCAGGAGAGTTTTCGTTACGGATAGATCATCGTGGTTTCCCACAAGCTGTTGTTGTGAAAGGAGCTAAGATAGTGGCTTCAGCAGGCTCATGGAACGGCCTTCATTTTACAGCATATCCATATCCAACACAAACACGAGCAAACCCAACATTGGAGTATGAATTTGTGTTGAACAAGGATGAGATCTATTATGAGTACAGGCTCTCAAAGAGGTCCACGTTCTCAAGATATATATTGAATCCATCAGGCATTGCGCAGCGATTAACATGGGTGCGCCAAACACATAGTTGGGAACTTTCCTCTACATTTCAAGCAGAGCAGTGCGACAATTATGCTTTGTGTGGTGCATATGCTAGTTGCAAAATGAATGTCTCTCCCTTATGTGCATGCTTGAAGGGATTTGTACCAAAATCTCCAAAAGAATGGAATTCTGGATATTGGTCTGATGGGTGTGTTCGAAAGATTCCATTGGCTTGCAGCTCGGGAGATGGCTTCCTAAAGTACACTGGTGTTAAATTGCCAGACACATCTTCCACATGGTTTGATAAAAGCATGAGCCTCAAGGAATGCAAGGGATTATGTTTGAACAACTGCTCATGTACGGCATATGCAAATTTAGATATCAGGGAGGGAGGAACTGGCTGCTTGCTTTGGTTTGGCAAGCTCATTGAAATAAGGGAATTCACTTCCGGTGGTGGTCAAGACCTCTATATACGGATGGCAGCTTCAGAACTTG ATCAAATTGAGAAAAAGAGCAAGTACAACAAGAAAAGGCTACCTGGAATTCTTCTCATCAGCTCtacactttttcttttgggaacTTTAATAATTGGCTTGATATTGTATAGACGGAAGAAGAAACTCAGAAGTCAAG CCAAGAGAATTCTTACATTTATCCATGCTGAAGAAATCTCCCACCCAATTTCAGGAGTCAGAAGCATGGATTGCAGAAAAGATTGCCTTGGACAAGACATGGGAATACCACTATTAAACTTGACCACCGTAGCTAATGCCACTAATGAGTTTTCAAGCAGTAACAAGCTGGGAGAAGGAGGTTTTGGACCTGTGTACAAG GGTACGTTGATAGGAGGGAAAGAAATTGCAGTGAAAAGGCTTTCAAAGGATTCCGGACAAGGACTGAGGGAGTTCAAAAATGAAGTTATGTTGATAGGCGGACTTCAACATCGCAATCTTGTAAAGCTTTTGGGTTGTTGCATtcaagaagatgaaaaaattTTGATATATGAATTCATGACCAACAGAAGCTTGgacttctttatttttg ATCATGAGGGACAAAAGTTGCTCGACTGGGCTGCATGCTTCCACATTATTGGTGGAATTGCTAGAGGGCTTCTTTATCTTCACCAAGACTCTAGATTGAGAATTATCCATAGAGATTTGAAAGCTAGCAATATCCTGCTTGATAATAATATGAACCCTAAGATTTCAGACTTCGGCCTCGCTAAAACATTTGGTAGTGATCAAAGTCTGGGTAATACAAAAAGAGTGGTTGGAACGTA TGGTTACATGTCTCCCGAATATGCAGTAGATGGAATTTTCTCGATGAAATCTGATGTCTTTAGCTTTGGAGTAATACTGCTAGAGATGTTGAGTAGGCAAAAGAACAGGGGATTTTCTAACCCAGATCACCACCTTAACCTTCTTGGACAT GCATGGATACTATGGATTGAAGATAAAGCATTGGAACTGATTGACAAGACATTACGTGATTCGTGCACCATATCTGAAGTGTTAAGGTGTCTTCATGTGGCGCTGTTATGTGTGCAAAGAGTACCTGAAGATAGACCAAGCATGTCATCTGTGGTTCTAATGTTGAGCAGTGATGTTACCTTGCCTCCACCAAAGCAGCCTGGTTTTTACACCGAGCGAAGTGTCCCTGAATCCCCTTTAAGTGCACGCCAGTGTTCAGCGAATACTTCCATTACAATAATAGAGGCTCGGTAG